The proteins below are encoded in one region of Gadus macrocephalus chromosome 14, ASM3116895v1:
- the nucb2a gene encoding nucleobindin-2a has translation MSWARNKMCRSRTVLTSWLILLVQLLCLEAVPISMDKTKIEDTEPKAEEAPASVDTGLHYDRYLREVIDFLEKDQHFREKLHNTDMEDIKQGKLAKELDFVSHHVRTKLDELKRQEVSRLRTLIKAKQDLEGGNDIAVDHQALLKQFEYLNHMNPHTFEVEDLDRLIRSATNDLENFDKERHEEFKKYEMLKEHDRQEHLKTLDEEERKKEEEHYDEMKKKHADHPKVNHPGSQNQLKEVWEEADGLDPEDFDPKTFFKLHDSNGDGYFDEQELEALFTKELEKIYDPTNEEDDMVEMEEERLRMREHVMNEVDSNKDRLVSLDEFLVATKKKEFLEPDSWETLEQNQAYTDEEMREFEEHLVQQEEDLNQKAVDLQKQRQELEKQQEQLNAQKVELQQAVEHMERLKTLKVEPPPEVHIEGNAIPEVHGYENALPPGHGATSKEHQSPPQGQLEPLQAHPEGADQNQDQHGLPQTRHHLPPGHQEIHRDPNSP, from the exons ATGTCCTGGGCACGCAATAAA ATGTGCAGGAGTCGGACCGTTTTGACCAGCTGGCTTATACTTCTGGTCCAGCTGTTATGTCTAGAGGCTGTGCCTATTAGCATGGACAAGACAAAGATTGAAGATACAGAGCCAAAAGCCGAAGAAGCCCCAGCCAGCGTG GACACTGGACTCCACTATGACCGTTACCTCCGGGAGGTCATCGACTTCCTAGAAAAAGACCAGCATTTcagagagaagctacacaacaCTGACATGGAAGACATAAAG CAAGGCAAACTTGCCAAGGAGCTCGACTTTGTTAGTCACCATGTCCGAACCAAATTGGACGAGCTGAAACGGCAGGAGGTTAGCCGCCTGCGGACACTGATAAAGGCCAAGCAGGACCTGGAAGGAGGAAACG ACATTGCAGTGGACCACCAAGCTCTGTTGAAACAGTTTGAGTACCTGAATCACATGAACCCGCACACCTTTGAAGTGGAGGACCTGGACCGGCTCATCAGATCA GCCACCAACGATCTCGAGAACTTTGACAAGGAGCGACACGAGGAGTTCAAGAAGTATGAAATGTTGAAGGAGCACGACCGACAGGAGCACCTGAAGACtctggacgaggaggagaggaagaaggaggaagagcaCTATGACGAAATGAAGAAGAAGCATGCAGACCATCCAAAAGTCAATCATCCA ggcagccaaaaccaactgaaagaggTGTGGGAGGAAGCTGATGGCTTGGACCCAGAGGATTTTGACCCAAAGACGTTCTTCAAGCTTCATG ATTCCAATGGCGACGGCTACTTTGATGAGCAAGAACTTGAGGCTCTTTTCACCAAGGAG CTGGAGAAGATTTATGACCCCACCAACGAGGAGGACGAcatggtggagatggaggaggagaggctccGCATGAGGGAGCATGTTATGAACGAG GTGGACTCCAACAAGGACAGACTGGTCTCCTTGGATGAATTTTTAGTTGCTACAAAGAAAAAGGAATTTCTAGAGCCAGATAGTTGGGAG ACACTGGAGCAGAACCAGGCCTACACAGACGAGGAGATGAGGGAGTTTGAGGAGCATCTagtgcagcaggaggaggatctCAACCAAAAGGCTGTGGACCTCCAGAAACAAAGGCAGGAGCTGGAGAAACAACAGGAGCAACTCAATGCACAGAAGGTTGAGCTGCAGCAG GCTGTAGAACATATGGAACGTCTGAAAACGCTGAAAGTAGAGCCCCCTCCAGAGGTTCACA TTGAAGGAAATGCTATTCCAGAGGTACATGGATATGAAAACGCGTTGCCTCCTGGCCACGGAGCCACGTCAAAGGAGCACCAGTCCCCACCTCAAGGGCAGCTTGAACCCCTGCAGGCCCACCCAGAGGGGGCAGATCAGAACCAGGACCAGCATGGTCTGCCTCAGACACGGCACCACTTGCCACCGGGACACCAAGAGATCCACAGAGATCCCAATTCCCCCTAA